In one window of Longimicrobium sp. DNA:
- a CDS encoding DNA-3-methyladenine glycosylase I, which yields MSSYCDVAPGHPWHGPYHEHEYGFPLRGDAELLERLALEINQAGLSWLTILKKREAFHRAFDGFDVDRVAEYGEADRARLLADAGIVRNRLKVDAVIENARRVRELRESHGSFAAWLDAHHPREKDEWVKLFRRTFRFTGGEIVGELLLSTGYLPGAHRPDCPVYPRVLAAAPPWTRAAPAAR from the coding sequence ATGTCGAGCTACTGCGACGTGGCGCCCGGGCACCCGTGGCACGGGCCCTACCACGAGCACGAGTACGGCTTTCCGCTGCGCGGCGACGCGGAGCTGCTGGAGCGGCTGGCGCTGGAGATCAACCAGGCCGGCCTCTCCTGGCTCACCATCCTCAAGAAGCGCGAGGCCTTCCACCGCGCCTTCGACGGCTTCGACGTGGACCGCGTGGCGGAGTACGGCGAGGCCGACCGCGCCCGCCTCCTGGCCGACGCCGGGATCGTGCGCAACCGGCTGAAGGTGGACGCGGTGATCGAGAACGCCCGCCGCGTCCGCGAGCTGCGCGAGTCGCACGGGTCGTTCGCCGCCTGGCTGGACGCCCACCACCCGCGCGAAAAGGACGAGTGGGTGAAGCTGTTCAGGCGCACCTTCCGCTTCACCGGCGGCGAGATCGTGGGCGAGCTCCTGCTCTCCACCGGCTACCTCCCCGGCGCGCACCGCCCCGACTGCCCCGTCTACCCGCGCGTCTTGGCCGCCGCCCCGCCGTGGACGCGAGCGGCCCCGGCCGCCCGCTGA